CTAAAAATGAAGTGCGTACCGATGCCCCCAGTATATACGTAATCAGGCTGTGTTTTGTTGAATTTTTATCAAACTTAAGAATCTCAGCAAAGTGACCGGAACCATCTATGTCATAAGGCTTATAATCATAATAGCTTATGTAAAATTATGCCGGTCCCTGCTTTTGACGTCGATTCGGAACTCGAAATCAGATTCTGCCTGGGGAGAACATCTGTCAGGAATGTTCCAGACAGCTTTCCACTTCTTTGCGATATTCCTGCAAGTCTGGTACTTTCAGCCCTTTGACCTTGGCTCCATCGTCCCAGCGTCTGAGTAAAACGGCGGTGTGGTGAAACGGGTTCTGTTCGAATTCTGCGATTTCGGCGTCTGTCATCAGGCCCCCCTGAAGTTCATAACTCCGCTGAGAGGCTCTGGAGAGACCGTTGAAATAGTCTGCATTGACTGAGCAGAGATAGCGTTTGGCGGGAACATGCAGAAAGATGGGTTCGGTGACCGCTTTGCCGAAGAAGGGAGCGAGCTGCTGTGCGCCGACGGTTTCGTGCTGCCAGTCTTCTGCGAGGAAGTGATTTTGCTCGTCGTGTTCGTCCATCAGAAAATGGCCAATGTCATGCAGCAGAGCCGCGGTGATCTGTTCCATGGTCGCATGACTTGTTTTCGCGAGATGAGCCGCCTGCAGTGCGTGTTCCAGCTGGGTGACGGATTCATCGTAAAAGCTCTGCCCGTGATCCTGCATCAACTCGAAGAGGGTGGTGACTCGTTCGTCGGGTGTTTTAC
The sequence above is a segment of the Gimesia algae genome. Coding sequences within it:
- a CDS encoding hydroxymethylphosphonate dioxygenase, whose amino-acid sequence is MKEKIELSLCDVLSLSKTPDERVTTLFELMQDHGQSFYDESVTQLEHALQAAHLAKTSHATMEQITAALLHDIGHFLMDEHDEQNHFLAEDWQHETVGAQQLAPFFGKAVTEPIFLHVPAKRYLCSVNADYFNGLSRASQRSYELQGGLMTDAEIAEFEQNPFHHTAVLLRRWDDGAKVKGLKVPDLQEYRKEVESCLEHS